The following are from one region of the Silene latifolia isolate original U9 population chromosome 9, ASM4854445v1, whole genome shotgun sequence genome:
- the LOC141600057 gene encoding cyclic nucleotide-gated ion channel 17-like, whose translation MELKKEIKLVRFYYGEKKEPDIVLPRADPTRLEKSGSTYKLSSIYFNNNGGTGLGASSRLGDPYKYAKPKVLPHEKESWKKKILDPGSEIVLKWNKVFIVACLMALFIDPLYFYLPAIGGDTKTSCVEIDLKLQIVVTLFRTIADLFYLLHIVIKFRTAFVAPSSRVFGRGELVRDPKLIAQRYLRTEFAIDLIATLPLPQILIWFIIPASRSSRTDHKNNTLALIVLLQYVPRLYLIFPLSSEIIKATGLVTKTAWAGAVYNLLLYMLASHVLGAAWYLLSIERYTHCWKSNCRSEKGPPACVTHYLDCSTFSSIPRKIWANTTSVYSNCDPKSSSFEYGIFEVAVTKNVVSSTFVRKYFYCLWWGLQQLSSYGQNLDTTTYMGETSFAILIAILGLVLFAHLIGNMQTYLQSITVRLEEWRLKRRDTEEWMRHRQLPEDLRQRVRRFNQYKWLATRGVDEESILTSLPADLRRDIQRHLCLDLVRRVPFFSQMDDQLLDAICERLVSSLCTEGTYIVREGDPVTEMIFIIRGRLESSTTNGGRTGFFNSITLKPGDFCGEELLAWALHPKSSLNLPSSTRTVRALVEVEGFALRAEDLKFVASQFRRLHSKKLQHTFRFYSHHWRTWAACFIQAAWGRFKRRKMARSLSSPNSFGSEREEEENMDESEPPAQQGNSKLAVTILASKFAANTRRGAQKIKLQKPEEPDFSAEPDDDE comes from the exons ATGGAGTTGAAGAAGGAGATCAAATTAGTGAG GTTTTACTATGGTGAGAAAAAAGAACCAGACATTGTATTGCCAAGGGCAGATCCTACAAGATTAGAGAAGTCGGGGTCAACATATAAGCTTTCATCAATATATTTTAACAATAATGGTGGTACCGGTTTGGGAGCTAGTAGTAGATTAGGTGATCCTTATAAGTATGCCAAACCTAAGGTGTTGCCGCATGAAAAGGAGTCATGGAAGAAGAAGATTCTAGATCCGGGGAGTGAAATTGTGTTGAAATGGAACAAGGTTTTCATTGTGGCGTGCTTGATGGCTCTTTTTATAGATCCACTTTACTTTTATTTGCCCGCAATTGGAGGTGATACGAAGACCTCATGTGTGGAAATAGATTTGAAGTTGCAAATTGTTGTCACACTCTTTCGAACCATAGCTGATCTCTTTTACCTTCTACACATCGTCATCAAGTTCAGAACAGCTTTTGTTGCTCCTAGCTCCCGGGTTTTTGGGAGGGGTGAACTTGTGAGGGATCCTAAGCTGATTGCACAACGGTACCTTAGAACTGAGTTCGCCATTGACCTCATTGCCACATTGCCTCTGCCCCAG ATTCTCATCTGGTTCATTATACCTGCATCAAGAAGTTcaagaactgatcataagaacaACACGCTTGCACTTATTGTTTTGCTTCAGTATGTTCCGCGATTGTATTTGATCTTCCCTCTGAGTTCTGAAATTATAAAGGCAACTGGTCTTGTCACAAAGACTGCTTGGGCTGGAGCAGTGTACAATTTACTTCTGTATATGCTAGCTAGCCAT GTTTTGGGGGCCGCATGGTATTTGCTATCCATTGAGCGGTATACACACTGTTGGAAGTCCAACTGCAGATCTGAAAAGGGACCGCCAGCTTGTGTTACTCATTATTTAGATTGTAGTACCTTCAGCTCAATACCTCGAAAAATTTGGGCAAACACAACTTCTGTGTACAGTAACTGTGATCCAAAGAGTAGCAGCTTTGAGTATGGAATTTTCGAAGTTGCAGTGACGAAAAATGTTGTCTCATCCACATTCGTTCGCAAGTACTTTTACTGTTTATGGTGGGGCTTGCAACAATTAAG CTCTTATGGGCAGAATCTAGACACAACCACATACATGGGAGAGACATCATTTGCCATACTCATTGCGATCTTGGGTCTTGTCCTGTTTGCCCATTTAATTGGGAATATGCAG ACATATCTGCAGTCAATAACTGTAAGGCTTGAGGAGTGGAGACTAAAGCGAAGAGACACGGAAGAGTGGATGAGGCACCGTCAACTTCCAGAAGATCTTAGACAGCGGGTCCGACGCTTCAACCAGTATAAATGGCTGGCTACAAGAGGGGTGGATGAGGAGTCTATATTAACCAGCTTACCTGCTGATCTGCGACGAGATATCCAGCGCCACTTGTGCTTGGACCTTGTTCGAAGA GTTCCCTTTTTCTCACAAATGGATGATCAACTCCTCGATGCTATTTGCGAGCGTTTGGTATCCTCATTATGCACAGAAGGGACATACATTGTACGGGAGGGCGATCCCGTGACCGAGATGATCTTTATAATCCGAGGGAGACTGGAGAGCTCGACCACAAACGGGGGTCGTACGGGATTCTTCAATTCAATCACTCTAAAGCCTGGCGACTTCTGTGGAGAGGAGTTGCTTGCTTGGGCCTTGCACCCTAAATCCTCCCTAAATCTCCCTTCATCGACCCGAACCGTGAGAGCCCTTGTGGAAGTGGAAGGCTTTGCATTAAGAGCCGAAGACCTCAAGTTTGTAGCGAGTCAATTTAGACGGCTCCATAGCAAGAAACTCCAACACACGTTCCGGTTCTACTCTCACCATTGGAGGACTTGGGCTGCTTGTTTTATACAAGCTGCTTGGGGCCGCTTCAAGAGGAGAAAAATGGCTAGGTCACTCTCTTCACCAAACTCATTTGGTTCTGAAAGAGAAGAGGAGGAAAATATGGATGAAAGTGAACCTCCAGCGCAGCAGGGGAACTCCAAGCTGGCGGTCACAATTTTGGCCTCAAAATTTGCAGCAAATACAAGAAGAGGAGCCCAAAAGATTAAGTTGCAGAAACCTGAAGAACCAGACTTTTCTGCCGAACCTGATGATGACGAATAA